The following DNA comes from Gloeomargarita sp. SKYB120.
CAGGGCACACCACCCATTTGTTCAGGATCAACGGTAATGCGTGAGTACTTCATAGCCCTGTTTTTTTTTACTAGCCCTGTGATTGACTCTCCCCCTGACAATGACCATAACAAACATTCGCAACGACCCAGCGCAGGGGTGTATTGTCGTTTTTGATGATACGCGCATCCGTTTGGGAAGACTGCCTTAATCGGTTGAAACCGTTTCCCTACACCTGCCACGCTGTTAAGATATGTAAAAAAGTTGACCGGGCGAGAGCGAACCTATGGCGCAAGCGATTTGGGAAGGGGTTGTGCTAGCCGACAGCGACCGCTACGAAGTCGTGGAGGGCAATGTGTATTTCCCGCCGGAAGCGTTGAAGATGGAGTATTTTCGTCCCAGTGCCACCCAGACCACCTGCGGCTGGAAGGGCGTTGCCCATTACTACACCATCGTCGTCAACGGCAAGGAGAATCCCGATGCAGCCTGGTATTACCCTGACCCGAAACCAGCAGCCCAACATATCAAGGGCTACGTGGCCTTTTGGCGAGGGGTGCAAGTGAAACGGTAAATCTGCCTAATGGTTTGGAGGATTGAGTATGCTTATGGAGACGTAGAGCAGTTTATTCTGGAGTTACCACCAGGGTTGGCAGCCAGATACTTGTGATTGACGGACTTGATGCTTGAGTTTAGCCCTGATTTGGGTATGCCTCATACCAAGGCGCTCGGTAACGGTTTGTTTGAACTTCGGTTAAAAGGCCAAGAAGGCATTGCTCGTTTGTTTTACTGTACCCCAACTGGTCAACGAATTGTTATGCTACACGGCTACATTAAGAAGGCACAAAAGATTCCACTTCGAGTACTTAAAATGGCTAGAAGATGCATGTTGGAGGGAAGAACCGTAGACCACACTGAACTCAAAGCTAGGCTTCTGACTAAGCCGAAAACACGCTCTATCTATGAAGACTTAGCAGATGAATTTGATCTGCTCCGTCAAGTATTAGCAGTTAGACGCGGAGCCCGACTGACTCAGACTCAAGTCGCAGAGCGGATGGAAATGAAACCGGCTGCTATTGCCCGCCTAGAGTCAGCACTTGTCACGGGCAAACCATCACCGTCACTGGCTACCTTGCGTCGCTATGCTAAGGTGCTAGGATATAAGCTGGAAATCAGGTTGACTCAACCCCAAGGCGATGTATCTTCCCGCCGGTCTGTTCATTCGCTAAGCTGAAACTGTGTTTGGGAGTGGAGAACGATGGCGACCGAAATCCTGGAAAAACCAAAAACCAGTCAAGAACGCAAGCACGCACCCAAGTACAAAGTTCTGCTCCACAACGACGACCACAATACCATGGAGTACGTGGTGGAGTGCTTGATGAAGGTGGTGCCAAGTCTCTCCTGGGTGGAAGCGGTCAACATCATGCTAGAGGCCCACAATACGGGTGTTGCTCTGGTTATTGTTTGCCCCTTGGAACCGGCGGAATTTTACTGCGAAGGGCTGCGGCGCAAGGGCCTAACCAGCACCATTGAACCCGAATGCTAAGCTGGCTGACGGCTGTCCCCTTTCTGGGCCGGTTGCTGGCATTTGTCCTGCTACTTCTGCTGGTTTGGTTGCCGGTGGTGGCTGCTCTTTGGCCATTCCTGCAGGGCAACACGCCCATCCGCTCTATAGCAACTGGCATTCTTTATCTGGAATTTGTCGGTATGTTGTACCTGTGGGGCCGAGCAGTCCGAGACGAAAAGCGCCCCTGGGTCATGTATGGCCTGCAACTGAACCGGCGGTGGTGGCAAGAGGCGCTGGCGGGTTGGACAATGGCCCTAGGGGCGTTATTGGGATTGCTGGCATTGCAGGCATCCTGGGGATGGTTGGACTGGCAAGCGGCGCCCCCTTCATCCGTTGTTCTACAAGGGATGGGCTTGGGACTTGGGGTAGCCCTAGCAGAAGAACTGTTGTTTCGGGGCTGGCTGTGGCAGGAACTGCAACTAGATTACGGGGTCACCGTGGCCGTTTGGGCAAGTAGTGGACTGTTTGCACTGGCGCATTTTTTTCATCCCCCCGAGGTACTGCTGCAAATCTGGCCGCAATTTCCGGGTTTGTGGGTCCTGGGATTGGCGCTGGCGTGGGGACGCCTGGCCTGTGCCGGCCGATTAAGTTGGCCAGTGGGCTTTCACGCAGGTCTGGTAACAGCCTACTACTGGGTGCGAGTGGGGCATTGGCTCGTGGTGAATCCGGAGTTGCCGGCCTGGTTGACGGCGCTGGAGACGAATCCGCTGGCAAGTCCCCTGGGATTTACGGCGATGTTAGTCGTGGCGCTTGTCACGCGCTGGTGGTGGGTACGCCAGGTGAATGCGTAAAGGCCAATGGCTGGCAATTCTCAGCAGCGTGGCTGTCATTGCAGGCTGTCAGCCCCAAGTTGTAGAAGTAAAAGACGGTTTTGAGACCGTAACGCTCCCAGGTCAGGCTGGGGGACCAGTGGACAGCGAGATTTGTGGTTACATCGCTCAGCGTCCCAATCACGAGTTGCATTTGCCCCAGGCGATAGATTACTTAAAAATCCAGGTGAACAGCGCCGCTCCCGTCACCCTATTCATCCAAGGCCCCGACGGGTCATTTTGCGCGACCGCCATCCAAGACCGTCCCCCCCAGATTGCTGGGTATTGGCTAGCAGGTAGGTACCAAGTTTTCGTAGGTACGCCAGCCACAGAAATATCTGCGCCGTATGAGCTGGTTATCACGGACGAACCATGAAGCGATACCTGCTCACAAAGAGACAACAAGTTCAGCCTGTTGCAGCCAAGCCGCTTCAGTTTGCCGGAGAGAAGAGACAAAGCAGGGGTGGGGCTTTGCTCTGCGACCCAAGGGCTTGATGCTGTAGTGCGTTGGAACGCCAGTAGCAGGGTATAGTGAATTGCTGTGTTCTTCGATGGCTGGAGGCACCGGTGACCGTTGCCGATTGGGTGGTCGTGGGGCTTTATCTGGTTGCTAGCTTGGGGTTGGGGCTGTACCTGGCGCAGCGCGGTAGTCAAAGCTTAGAAGAATTCTTTGTCTCAGGACGGGCGCTCCCCTGGTGGCTGGCGGGAACTAGCATGGCGGCGACCACGTTTTCGATTGATACGCCGTTGTACGTGTGCGGGTTGGTGGCCAAACGGGGGGTGGCAGGCAACTGGGAATGGTGGAGTTTTGCCTTTACCCATGTGGTGTTGATTTATCTTTTTGCGCGGCTATGGCGACGGGCAGAAATTATCACCGATGCGGAATTAACGGAATTGCGCTATGGGGGTCAACCGGCGGCGTTGCTCCGGGCGACTAAGGCCTTTTTGTTTGCCGTGCCGATCAATTGCATCGGTATGGGCTACGCACTCCTGGCAATGGTAAAGGTGGTGGACGCCTTGGACATTTGGAGCAGTTTGGGAATCGACCCTGGGCCAAATGGCAAGTTGTGGAGTGTGATAGGCATCAGCGTGCTGGTATTGGTCTATGCCGGTGTCGCTGGTTTGTGGGGCGTGGTGGTCACGGATTTATTCCAATTCGCCTTGGCGCTGGTGGGTGCAGTGATTGTCGCGGTAGCGGCGCTGCAACACGTGGGTGGCATGGGAAGGATTGTCGCCCATTTTCAAGGCACGGAAATGCTGCGACTGTGGCCTTGGGGTGAGCAGGTGGGGCTGTCGGCCAGTACGTTGTTTGCCTACGTGTTTGTGCAGTGGTGGGCGTTTCGGCGTAGCGATGGGGGCGGGGAATTTATCCAGCGGCTGGCGGCGACCCGAAACGAACGAGAAGCGGAACGGGCAGCCTGGTGGTTCAACTTGCTGCATTATGTAGTGCGCACCTGGCCTTGGGTGGTGGTGGCGCTGGCGGCCCGCATGCTCTACCCGGACTTAAGCGACCCAGAGTTGGGCTACCCCCGCCTGATGCGTGACTTTTTGCCGCCGGTGCTGCTGGGATTGGTGGTGGCGTCGCTATTAGCAGCGTTTATGAGTACGATGTCCACGTTGATCAACTGGGGGGCGTCCTACCTGACGTGCGACTTGTACCAGCGGTTTGTGCGGCCCCAAGCGAGTCAGGCGGAACTGGTGGGGGTGGGACGCATTGCCTCGGTGCTGATTACGGCGCTGGCGGGACTGGCGGCCTTTTACGCCCAGGAGGTCACCACCGTGTTTCGCCTGGTGATTGCCATGGGAACGGGGCCAGGTCTGGTGCTGATCCTGCGCTGGTTCTGGTGGCGGATTAATGCGGCAGCGGAATGGACGGCGATGGTGGCGGGCTTTTTCATCGGGCTGGGAACGACGGTGGTGCCGGTGATCCGAATCCCAGACTTTGGTTGGCGGTTGATGGTGACGACGGGTCTCACGGCGCTGGCCTGGCTGACCGTTATGTACTGCACTCCCCCAGAAAGCGAGGAAACCCTGAACGCCTTTTACCGACGGGTCCGGCCTGGGGGACCGGGATGGCGACGGCAACAACAGGCAACGGGTTTGCCACCTTTGCAGGATTTGGGCTGGGAAATCCAACGCACGCTAGCCGGGGTTGGACTGCTGCTGGGGGCGCTCCTGGGGGTGGGGGGATTCCTGCTCTGGCAACCCCTGGCGGGCTGGACCTGCTGGAGTCTGGCGGTACTGGCAGGCTGGTGGCTCCATCGTCTAAATCGCCGCGAGAAAGCAAGCCAAATGTAAAGAAACAATAGAATTTCTTAATGGGGATCAAAACAATTCTTTATTAAATTGATTAAAGATGCGCGATTCATCCAGGCATGAGTAAGAGCAGCATTGAACAGTTGCGGCGGTACGACCCTGAGGTCATTGCGGCGTATTACCGGTGGCGGCTCTGGCGGGTGTGGGGACGGCTGCTGCAAGTCGGTTGGGCGATGGCGCAGTTTGTTGCGGCGTTGGTGTGGGACCACCTCACTGGGCGGGAGGAACCCAATCGGCCCCAGCGGGCGGCCCAACTGCGGGAGTTGATTACTCGCCTGGGTCCCACCTTCATCAAAGTGGGGCAAGCCTTATCCACGCGACCGGATTTGGTGCGCCGGGACTATCTGGAAGAATTGACGTTGCTCCAGGACCAGTTGCCGTCGTTTCCCAATGCGGTGGCCTACCAGATCATCGAGAGCGAACTGGGGCGGCCTGTAGCGGATATCTATGAGGAACTCTCCCCAGAACCAGTGGCGGCGGCGAGTTTGGGACAGGTCTATCGGGGCCGCTTGCGCACGGGGGAAGAGGTGGCGGTCAAGGTCCAGCGACCGGGTTTGATTCCCATTCTCACCCTTGATCTCTACATCCTGCGGGAATTGGCCCATTTCCTACAGCCCTGGTTGCCCATTCACATGAAGGATGACTTGCGCTCGATTGTGGATGAGTTCGGGCGTAAATTGTTTGAGGAAATTGATTATTTGCATGAGGCTTGCAACGCGGAAAAATTTGCCGATAATTTCCGAGATGACCCGACGGTGAAAGTCCCCAAAATTTACTGGGCTTACACCAATCACCGGGTGCTGACGCTGGAGTGGATCCACGGCTATAAACTCACGGATGCCGACGTGGTGAAAAAAGCTGGGATTGAAATGCACGAATTTGTGCAAATTGGGGTGCGGGCTGGGTTGAAACAGTTGCTGGAATTTGGCTTTTTTCACGCTGATCCCCACCCAGGCAATTTGTTTCTCACCACCGACGGCAAGTTGGCCTATATTGACTTCGGCATGATGGACCAACTGACCCAGGAAGCCAAAGAGCAATTAGCCGATGCCCTGGTGCATTTGGTCAACAAGGACTACACAGAATTGGCCAGGGATTTTGTGCGGTTAGGTTTCTTGCCCCCCGATACGGACATTACCCCCATCGTGCCGGCCTTGGAGGCGGTTTGGCAAAAGGCTGTTGGGAGTCAATTGCGGGATTTTCGCTTCAAGCAGGCCACCGATGAATTTTCGGATTTGATGTATCGTTATCCGTTTCGGGTGCCAGCCCATTTTGCGCTGATCATTCGTTCGCTGGTCACCCAAGAAGGAATCGCCATGAGTTTGGATCCCGATTTCCGGATTGTGGATGCGGCCTATCCCTACGTGGCGCAGCGGTTGCTTACGGGTGAAACGCCCGCGTTCCGGCGGCGACTGATGGAGGTGCTATTCAAAGATAACCGGTTCCAGTGGCAACGGTTAGAAAGTCTGCTATCGGTGGCGCAACAGGCGGGCGATTTGGATTTGCGACCAGTTCTGGGACCGGCGTTGAGTTATTTGTTTTCGGAGGAAGGCCAGTTTTTGCGCACCCAGTTAATTTTGGCCTTGACAGAGGATGACCGGCTGCACCTGGCGGAAGTGGAACGGTTGTGGCGGTTGGTGCGGGGGCAACTGCGTCCCAAAGCCCTGTTAGAATTAGCATGGCAACAGCGGGAGGCGTTACTGCTCAAATTTGGGTGAAATCCATGCACAAAGCGGCGGCGATTGGCCTGGCGCTGTGGATGCTGGGGAGCGCTGGGTTCATGTCAGGACGAGCAGCACCTACGCCGCTTGTTGCCCAAGCCCGCTTGAGTAAAAGTCAAATTGCGGATGTCGCGGAAAAAATCACCGTTTTGATTCAAACACCAGCGGGGCACGGGTCGGGGACAATTGTGGGACGCAATGGAGATGTCTATACCGTTCTCACGGCCAAACACGTGATTGAGAGCATTCAACCGGGGGAAGAAGCCGATATTACTACCCACGACGGCAAGGTGTATCCCCTGAATCGGCAAGCCATCCAACCCCTGCCCAACGTGGATTTAGCGGTGGTGCAGTTTCGCAGTTCGGTCAATTATCCCCAAGCGAAATTGGGCAATGACCTGGCCATCAAACGGGGGATGACGGTGCATGTCGCGGGTTTTCCCTTACCGGGCCAGGCCATCACGAAACCGGTCTTGCAGTTCACCAGCGGCGATGTCACGGCCACGTCCGAAAACCTTTTGAAAGACGGTTACTCGCTCACCTACACCAACAACACGCTGCCAGGGATGAGCGGGGGTCCGGTACTCAACGAACAAGGCGAGGTGGTTGGGATTCATGGGCGCGCCGAAGGCCGCTATCAGTCCACGCAACAGGGGATGGTGGCGCTCAAATCCGGGTTTAATCTGGCGGTGCCGATTCGTACCTATGTCGCCTGGGTGAATAAACAACCGATTCGCATCCAAACCACGGCCACTACAGCTCAAGAACTCTTTATCTCTGCCGAGCGCAAGTTCAACGCTGGCGATATACAAGGGGCGCTGGCGGATTTGAACCAGTTGATCAAGCTGGAACCGAATTCGGCGTTGGCCTACATGAGCCGGGGGATCATCAAAGCCCTTGACCAGAAGGACTACGCCGGCGCCTTGGCCGATTACAACCAGGCTCTGAAACTCGACCCCAACAATGCTGACATTTACGGGAACCGGGCGTTTGCCAAGGCGGGACTGCGGGATTTTACAGGAGCCATGTCCGATGCCGACCAAGCCATTCGCCTGCGACCGAATTATGACCGGGCTTACATCGTACGGGGACTGGTGAAAAGTCAAATGAACGATTATGCCGGCGCTTTGGCTGATGCAACACGGGCGGTGGAATTGAACCCGAACTCGGCGGATGCGTGGTTAATGCGGGCGACAGCCTACGTGTACCTGAACCAGCCCCGCCGGGTTTTGGACGATGTCAACCGCGCGCTGGCTTTGAACCCTAGGGAGTCGTCCAGCTATGCGATCCGTTCGCTGGCCCGAGCCGCGTTGCAGGATGTCAAAGGGGCGCTCGAGGATGCGCAGCAGGCAGTTCTTTTGGACAACACCAGCGCGCTCGCGTTTACCGCCCGCAGTACGGCCCGTTTATTGATCCAGGACTACAGCGGCGCAATGGCTGATGCCGAGCGGGCGATGCAGTTGAACCCCGCGAATCCCGACAACTACTTCATGCGCGGGGCCGCCCGAGCTGGTCTGGGAGATGCGCGGGGAGCTTGTCAGGATTGGCAAACCGCCAGTCAACTAGGGAGCGCCGAAGCCCGCCAAATGCACCGACAATTCTGCTTTTGAACCGTTCTCAGGAAGTTGTAACAATTGTTCATAATACAAACGGGTGCGTTAACATATAGGGAAAACGATTCTGCTGTAAGGAGTAGGTCCGGTGAACAAGCGGTGGCGCAACGTAGGGCTTTACGTGCTGTTGGCGATTGTGGTGGTGGCGCTGGGGACTGCCTTTTTAGACCGTCGCCCGCAGGTGGAAGTGTGGCGCTACAGCCAATTCATTGACGCGGTGCAGGCGGGCCAGGTGGCCAAGGTGAGCATTACATCTGATCGGACGCAGGCGGAAGTGGTGCGCCAGGACGGGACGCGGGTGATGGTGAATTTGCCCAACGACCCGGATTTGATCAACATCCTGACAGACAAGAATGTGGATATTTCGGTGGTGCCCCGGCGCGAGGAGGGCTTTTGGTTCCGGGCCCTGAGCAGCTTGTTCTTGCCGGTGTTGTTGTTGCTGGGGTTGTTTTTCCTGCTGCGGCGGGCGCAAGCGGGTCCTGGCTCCCAGGCGATGAATTTTGGCAAGTCGCGGGCGCGGGTGCACATGGAACCCCAAACCCAAGTGACCTTTGCCGATGTGGCCGGGATTGACCAAGCCAAGCTAGAACTGGCGGAAGTGGTGGACTTTTTGAAGAATGCCGAGCGGTTTACAGCGGTGGGGGCCAAGATTCCCAAGGGCGTGTTGCTCGTTGGGCCGCCAGGAACAGGTAAAACCTTGCTGGCGCGAGCCGTGGCTGGGGAGGCCGGGGTGCCCTTCTTCAGTATTTCCGGCTCGGAATTCGTGGAGATGTTTGTAGGCGTCGGCGCGTCGCGGGTGCGGGACTTGTTTGAGCAGGCCAAGCAACACGCCCCCTGCATCGTGTTTATTGATGAAATTGACGCGGTGGGACGCCAGCGGGGGGCCGGTCTTGGCGGCGGCAACGACGAACGGGAGCAAACCCTGAACCAATTGTTGACGGAAATGGACGGGTTTGAAGGCAACAGCGGCATCATTATCATTGCGGCGACCAACCGGCCTGATG
Coding sequences within:
- a CDS encoding DUF427 domain-containing protein; this translates as MAQAIWEGVVLADSDRYEVVEGNVYFPPEALKMEYFRPSATQTTCGWKGVAHYYTIVVNGKENPDAAWYYPDPKPAAQHIKGYVAFWRGVQVKR
- a CDS encoding trypsin-like peptidase domain-containing protein, yielding MHKAAAIGLALWMLGSAGFMSGRAAPTPLVAQARLSKSQIADVAEKITVLIQTPAGHGSGTIVGRNGDVYTVLTAKHVIESIQPGEEADITTHDGKVYPLNRQAIQPLPNVDLAVVQFRSSVNYPQAKLGNDLAIKRGMTVHVAGFPLPGQAITKPVLQFTSGDVTATSENLLKDGYSLTYTNNTLPGMSGGPVLNEQGEVVGIHGRAEGRYQSTQQGMVALKSGFNLAVPIRTYVAWVNKQPIRIQTTATTAQELFISAERKFNAGDIQGALADLNQLIKLEPNSALAYMSRGIIKALDQKDYAGALADYNQALKLDPNNADIYGNRAFAKAGLRDFTGAMSDADQAIRLRPNYDRAYIVRGLVKSQMNDYAGALADATRAVELNPNSADAWLMRATAYVYLNQPRRVLDDVNRALALNPRESSSYAIRSLARAALQDVKGALEDAQQAVLLDNTSALAFTARSTARLLIQDYSGAMADAERAMQLNPANPDNYFMRGAARAGLGDARGACQDWQTASQLGSAEARQMHRQFCF
- a CDS encoding CPBP family intramembrane metalloprotease — encoded protein: MLAFVLLLLLVWLPVVAALWPFLQGNTPIRSIATGILYLEFVGMLYLWGRAVRDEKRPWVMYGLQLNRRWWQEALAGWTMALGALLGLLALQASWGWLDWQAAPPSSVVLQGMGLGLGVALAEELLFRGWLWQELQLDYGVTVAVWASSGLFALAHFFHPPEVLLQIWPQFPGLWVLGLALAWGRLACAGRLSWPVGFHAGLVTAYYWVRVGHWLVVNPELPAWLTALETNPLASPLGFTAMLVVALVTRWWWVRQVNA
- a CDS encoding type II toxin-antitoxin system RelE/ParE family toxin, which produces MTDLMLEFSPDLGMPHTKALGNGLFELRLKGQEGIARLFYCTPTGQRIVMLHGYIKKAQKIPLRVLKMARRCMLEGRTVDHTELKARLLTKPKTRSIYEDLADEFDLLRQVLAVRRGARLTQTQVAERMEMKPAAIARLESALVTGKPSPSLATLRRYAKVLGYKLEIRLTQPQGDVSSRRSVHSLS
- the clpS gene encoding ATP-dependent Clp protease adapter ClpS; the protein is MATEILEKPKTSQERKHAPKYKVLLHNDDHNTMEYVVECLMKVVPSLSWVEAVNIMLEAHNTGVALVIVCPLEPAEFYCEGLRRKGLTSTIEPEC
- a CDS encoding AarF/ABC1/UbiB kinase family protein yields the protein MSKSSIEQLRRYDPEVIAAYYRWRLWRVWGRLLQVGWAMAQFVAALVWDHLTGREEPNRPQRAAQLRELITRLGPTFIKVGQALSTRPDLVRRDYLEELTLLQDQLPSFPNAVAYQIIESELGRPVADIYEELSPEPVAAASLGQVYRGRLRTGEEVAVKVQRPGLIPILTLDLYILRELAHFLQPWLPIHMKDDLRSIVDEFGRKLFEEIDYLHEACNAEKFADNFRDDPTVKVPKIYWAYTNHRVLTLEWIHGYKLTDADVVKKAGIEMHEFVQIGVRAGLKQLLEFGFFHADPHPGNLFLTTDGKLAYIDFGMMDQLTQEAKEQLADALVHLVNKDYTELARDFVRLGFLPPDTDITPIVPALEAVWQKAVGSQLRDFRFKQATDEFSDLMYRYPFRVPAHFALIIRSLVTQEGIAMSLDPDFRIVDAAYPYVAQRLLTGETPAFRRRLMEVLFKDNRFQWQRLESLLSVAQQAGDLDLRPVLGPALSYLFSEEGQFLRTQLILALTEDDRLHLAEVERLWRLVRGQLRPKALLELAWQQREALLLKFG
- a CDS encoding Na+:solute symporter, translated to MTVADWVVVGLYLVASLGLGLYLAQRGSQSLEEFFVSGRALPWWLAGTSMAATTFSIDTPLYVCGLVAKRGVAGNWEWWSFAFTHVVLIYLFARLWRRAEIITDAELTELRYGGQPAALLRATKAFLFAVPINCIGMGYALLAMVKVVDALDIWSSLGIDPGPNGKLWSVIGISVLVLVYAGVAGLWGVVVTDLFQFALALVGAVIVAVAALQHVGGMGRIVAHFQGTEMLRLWPWGEQVGLSASTLFAYVFVQWWAFRRSDGGGEFIQRLAATRNEREAERAAWWFNLLHYVVRTWPWVVVALAARMLYPDLSDPELGYPRLMRDFLPPVLLGLVVASLLAAFMSTMSTLINWGASYLTCDLYQRFVRPQASQAELVGVGRIASVLITALAGLAAFYAQEVTTVFRLVIAMGTGPGLVLILRWFWWRINAAAEWTAMVAGFFIGLGTTVVPVIRIPDFGWRLMVTTGLTALAWLTVMYCTPPESEETLNAFYRRVRPGGPGWRRQQQATGLPPLQDLGWEIQRTLAGVGLLLGALLGVGGFLLWQPLAGWTCWSLAVLAGWWLHRLNRREKASQM